A window of Streptomyces sp. DG1A-41 contains these coding sequences:
- a CDS encoding ABC transporter ATP-binding protein has product MTTIEETRDVPEPRGSAGGDVPLLEVRDLHVEFHTRDGVAKAVNGVNYTVSSGETLAVLGESGSGKSVTAQAIMGILDMPPGRIPQGQILYRGEDMLTMSGDARRRIRGSKIAMIFQDALSSLNPVLSVGYQLGEMFRVHQGLSKKDAKAKAIELMDRVKIPAAKERVGDYPHQFSGGMRQRIMIAMALALEPDLIIADEPTTALDVTVQAQVMDLLAELQREYNMGLILITHDLGVVADVADKIAVMYAGRIVETAPVHELYKRPAHPYTKGLLESIPRLDQKGQDLYAIKGLPPNLTRIPSGCAFNPRCPQAQDICRTDVPPLHPVAERDGGELVGRGSACHFWKETIHG; this is encoded by the coding sequence GTGACCACCATCGAAGAGACCCGTGACGTGCCCGAGCCGCGAGGCTCGGCCGGGGGCGACGTCCCCCTGCTCGAAGTGCGCGATCTGCACGTCGAGTTCCACACCCGCGACGGCGTGGCCAAGGCCGTCAACGGCGTCAACTACACCGTGAGCTCCGGCGAGACCCTCGCCGTGCTCGGCGAGTCCGGCTCCGGCAAGTCCGTGACCGCCCAGGCGATCATGGGCATCCTCGACATGCCGCCCGGGCGGATCCCCCAGGGCCAGATCCTGTACCGGGGCGAGGACATGCTGACCATGTCCGGCGACGCCCGGCGCCGGATCCGGGGCAGCAAGATCGCGATGATCTTCCAGGACGCGCTGTCCTCGCTGAACCCGGTGCTGTCCGTCGGCTACCAGCTCGGCGAGATGTTCCGCGTCCACCAGGGCCTGAGCAAGAAGGACGCCAAGGCCAAGGCGATCGAGCTGATGGACCGCGTGAAGATCCCGGCCGCGAAGGAACGCGTCGGCGACTATCCGCACCAGTTCTCCGGCGGTATGCGCCAGCGCATCATGATCGCGATGGCGCTCGCCCTGGAGCCGGACCTGATCATCGCCGACGAGCCGACCACGGCCCTCGACGTGACGGTCCAGGCCCAGGTCATGGACCTGCTCGCGGAGCTCCAGCGCGAGTACAACATGGGCCTGATCCTGATCACCCACGACCTCGGCGTCGTCGCCGACGTCGCGGACAAGATCGCCGTGATGTACGCGGGCCGGATCGTGGAGACGGCCCCGGTGCACGAGCTGTACAAGCGGCCCGCGCACCCCTACACCAAGGGTCTGCTCGAGTCGATCCCGCGCCTGGACCAGAAGGGCCAGGACCTGTACGCGATCAAGGGCCTGCCGCCCAACCTGACCCGTATCCCGTCCGGTTGCGCCTTCAACCCGCGCTGCCCGCAGGCGCAGGACATCTGCCGTACGGACGTCCCGCCCCTGCACCCGGTCGCCGAGCGGGACGGCGGCGAGCTCGTCGGCCGCGGCAGCGCGTGCCACTTCTGGAAGGAGACGATCCATGGCTGA
- a CDS encoding restriction endonuclease subunit S yields the protein MSENGGVDGERELPAGWAWAKLGEIADTSLGKMLDKKQSTGENPTPYLRNVNVQWGEIDTVDLLTMDIEPDDLDRFTVSKGDLVVCEGGEIGRCAIWNREEPIAYQKALHRVRASEALDTRYLRYYLEYAASSGKLARFATGSTIKHLPQQRLREVPVPVPPLAEQHRIVEALEEQLSRLDKAKAQVKVIDVRAEKLVARCIDDLALGEGWRNREPLTADSLLQLGPSKTNRIRYEALPQLPPEWRWRRAEEVCVKIFCGSTPKAHLMHPGSGDVPFLKVYNIARKGGIDFSVNPTFVDVETHEGLLKRSCVKPGDVVTNIVGPPLGKTALIPAIYPEWNINQAIVAFRGDDSVTPDWLALVLRSSKILGMLQSTAKATAGQFNVALSTCRDLPIPVPPAVVQQEVAARAQELVEGIERLGLTVSAAHCRADLLHRAVLRKAFSGDLVPQNPEDEPAAVLLASIADEYAAKPKGKRPRKATDRKLAKAPAPRAAEDRRIPESTPAPALAVQQEFEL from the coding sequence TTGAGCGAGAACGGCGGCGTGGACGGGGAGAGGGAACTTCCGGCGGGGTGGGCTTGGGCCAAGCTGGGGGAGATCGCTGATACGTCGCTCGGCAAGATGCTGGACAAGAAGCAGTCCACTGGTGAGAATCCGACGCCATACTTGCGCAACGTCAATGTTCAGTGGGGTGAGATTGACACCGTCGACCTCTTGACGATGGACATCGAACCTGATGACCTCGACCGCTTCACGGTTTCCAAGGGTGACTTGGTGGTCTGCGAGGGCGGGGAGATCGGACGTTGCGCTATCTGGAACCGGGAAGAGCCCATTGCATATCAGAAGGCCCTGCATCGGGTGCGGGCGTCAGAGGCGCTAGACACCCGCTACCTGCGCTACTACCTGGAATACGCGGCATCTTCTGGGAAGCTGGCGAGGTTCGCTACAGGGAGCACTATCAAGCACCTGCCGCAACAGCGACTGCGTGAAGTTCCGGTTCCTGTGCCACCGCTCGCCGAGCAGCACCGGATCGTCGAAGCACTGGAAGAGCAGCTGTCGCGGCTTGATAAGGCGAAGGCTCAAGTCAAGGTGATCGATGTCAGGGCGGAGAAGCTTGTTGCCCGCTGTATCGACGACCTGGCCTTGGGGGAAGGTTGGAGGAATCGCGAGCCGCTGACTGCGGACTCTTTGCTGCAACTCGGCCCCTCCAAGACAAATAGGATTCGGTACGAAGCTCTTCCGCAGTTGCCGCCGGAGTGGAGATGGCGAAGGGCCGAAGAGGTGTGCGTGAAGATTTTTTGCGGTTCGACACCCAAAGCGCACCTCATGCACCCTGGTTCCGGGGATGTGCCATTCCTCAAGGTTTACAATATCGCAAGGAAGGGTGGTATTGACTTTTCCGTTAACCCAACCTTTGTTGACGTTGAGACGCATGAAGGCTTGCTAAAGCGATCATGCGTGAAGCCTGGAGACGTTGTAACGAATATCGTCGGACCGCCACTGGGGAAGACGGCTCTGATTCCGGCAATATATCCGGAGTGGAATATCAATCAGGCGATTGTTGCCTTCCGTGGGGATGATTCAGTAACTCCGGATTGGCTGGCCTTGGTGCTGAGATCGTCCAAGATCTTGGGTATGCTCCAGTCCACAGCCAAGGCAACAGCCGGTCAGTTTAACGTGGCGCTATCAACGTGCCGTGACCTGCCCATTCCTGTTCCACCAGCAGTAGTGCAGCAGGAGGTCGCGGCGCGTGCGCAGGAACTCGTAGAAGGAATCGAGCGTCTGGGGCTAACTGTCTCCGCAGCGCACTGTCGAGCGGATCTCCTGCACCGCGCTGTATTGCGCAAGGCTTTCAGTGGTGACCTCGTGCCGCAAAATCCCGAAGACGAACCAGCCGCTGTGCTCCTAGCGTCAATTGCTGACGAGTATGCGGCGAAGCCGAAGGGCAAGCGTCCGCGCAAGGCCACGGATAGGAAGCTGGCCAAGGCACCTGCACCCCGCGCTGCCGAAGACCGCCGTATCCCCGAATCAACCCCCGCCCCAGCCCTCGCCGTACAGCAGGAGTTCGAGCTGTGA
- a CDS encoding dipeptide ABC transporter ATP-binding protein, with protein sequence MADLEKTDESMDATPNVTGVETVEAASDEEAVAAIEAPVERGEPILQVRNLVKHFPLTQGILLKRQIGAVKAVDGVSFDLYQGETLGIVGESGCGKSTVAKLLMMLETATAGEIFYKGQDITKLSGRALKAVRRNIQMVFQDPYTSLNPRMTVGDIIGEPFEIHPEVAPKGDRRRKVQDLLDVVGLNPEYIHRYPHQFSGGQRQRIGIARGLALNPEIIICDEPVSALDVSVQAQVINLMEKLQDEFNLSYLFIAHDLSIVRHISDRVGVMYLGKMAEIGTDTEIYEHPTHPYTQALLSAVPVPDPESREGRERIILSGDVPSPANPPSGCRFRTRCWKAQDKCAQEVPLLAVPERFKGEDTPAAHESACHFAEEKDVVHAA encoded by the coding sequence ATGGCTGACCTGGAGAAGACGGACGAGTCCATGGACGCCACTCCCAACGTGACCGGGGTCGAGACGGTCGAGGCCGCGAGCGACGAGGAGGCCGTGGCCGCCATCGAGGCCCCGGTCGAGCGCGGGGAGCCGATCCTTCAGGTGCGCAACCTGGTGAAGCACTTCCCGCTGACCCAGGGCATCCTGCTCAAGCGTCAGATCGGCGCGGTCAAGGCCGTGGACGGGGTCTCCTTCGACCTCTACCAGGGCGAGACGCTCGGCATCGTGGGCGAGTCCGGCTGCGGCAAGTCCACGGTTGCCAAGCTGCTGATGATGCTGGAGACGGCGACCGCGGGCGAGATCTTCTACAAGGGCCAGGACATCACCAAGCTGTCCGGCCGCGCCCTGAAGGCCGTACGACGCAACATCCAGATGGTGTTCCAGGACCCGTACACCTCGCTCAACCCCCGTATGACGGTGGGCGACATCATCGGGGAGCCCTTCGAGATCCACCCCGAGGTCGCCCCGAAGGGCGACCGCCGCCGCAAGGTCCAGGACCTCCTGGACGTGGTCGGCCTCAACCCGGAGTACATCCACCGCTACCCGCACCAGTTCTCGGGCGGGCAGCGCCAGCGCATCGGCATCGCCCGCGGCCTGGCACTCAACCCCGAGATCATCATCTGCGACGAGCCGGTCTCCGCGCTGGACGTGTCCGTCCAGGCGCAGGTCATCAACCTGATGGAGAAGCTCCAGGACGAGTTCAACCTGTCCTACCTCTTCATCGCGCACGACCTGTCGATCGTCCGGCACATCTCGGACCGGGTGGGTGTGATGTACCTGGGCAAGATGGCCGAGATCGGTACGGACACGGAGATCTACGAGCACCCGACCCACCCCTACACGCAGGCCCTGCTCTCCGCGGTCCCGGTCCCCGACCCGGAGTCCCGCGAGGGCCGCGAGCGCATCATCCTCAGCGGCGACGTCCCGTCCCCGGCCAACCCGCCCTCGGGCTGCCGCTTCCGCACCCGCTGCTGGAAGGCCCAGGACAAGTGCGCCCAGGAGGTCCCGCTCCTCGCGGTCCCCGAGCGCTTCAAGGGCGAGGACACCCCGGCCGCCCACGAGTCGGCCTGCCACTTCGCCGAGGAGAAGGACGTGGTCCACGCGGCCTGA
- a CDS encoding prolyl oligopeptidase family serine peptidase: protein MTTEPDSFPRRHARTQRFTLGAPRSFTVAPDGSRVVFLRSGSGTDRANSLWVLDTEEGGERVAADPRALLGGASEDLSAEERARRERSREGGAGIVGYATDTAVELASFALSGRLFAAELRAGTARELPTPGPVIDPRPSPDGRHVAYVAQGALRVVGAEGEGDRALAEPESENVSYGLAEFIAAEEMGRSRGFWWAPESDRLLVARADDTPVGRWWISDPAHPEREPQRVAYPAAGTGNADVRLFVIGLDGVRTEVAWDRARYPYLARVHWSAAGAPLVLVQARDQRSQLILAVDPESGATRMVHADEDRTWLDLFPGVPCWSPAGQLVRIADEGGARVLAVGDRPLTGAQLHVRAVLDASDDDVLISASAGEEAAEAETGQVHVYRVNELGVERVSQEPGVHSAARAGDVTVLVSATPDRPGARVRVLRGGKPTVVVPSYAEDPGMSPRVTLTEGGARRIPCAVLMPRDYADDTPLPVLMDPYGGPHGQRVFAAHNPHLTSQWFADQGFAVVVADGRGTPGRSPAWEKGIHHDFTLSLDDQVEVLEDLAKRYPLDLTRVAIRGWSFGGWLAGLAVLRRPDVFHAGIAGAPVTDWCLYDTHYTERYLGDPAEHPDAYARSSLVTADGLSSPAEPHRPLMIVHGLADDNVVVAHALRLSSALLAAGRPHEVLPLSGVTHITPQEQVAENLLLLQVDFLKRSLGITGA from the coding sequence ATGACGACCGAGCCTGACTCCTTTCCCCGACGGCACGCCCGTACCCAGCGCTTCACGCTCGGCGCGCCGCGTTCGTTCACCGTGGCGCCTGACGGTTCGCGTGTCGTGTTCCTGCGCTCCGGTTCCGGTACGGACCGGGCGAACTCGCTGTGGGTCCTCGACACGGAGGAGGGCGGGGAGCGCGTGGCCGCCGACCCGCGCGCCCTGCTGGGCGGCGCCTCGGAGGACCTCTCGGCCGAGGAACGCGCCCGGCGTGAACGCAGCCGGGAGGGCGGCGCCGGCATCGTCGGGTACGCCACCGACACGGCCGTCGAGTTGGCCTCTTTCGCCTTGTCAGGGCGGCTATTCGCGGCCGAGCTGCGGGCCGGGACGGCGCGTGAACTGCCCACGCCCGGGCCGGTGATCGACCCGCGTCCGTCGCCCGACGGGCGGCATGTCGCCTACGTCGCACAGGGTGCGCTGCGCGTGGTGGGCGCCGAGGGGGAGGGCGACCGGGCGCTTGCCGAGCCGGAGTCGGAGAATGTCTCATATGGACTGGCCGAGTTCATCGCGGCCGAGGAGATGGGGCGCTCGCGCGGCTTCTGGTGGGCCCCGGAGTCGGACCGGCTGCTCGTGGCGCGCGCGGACGACACGCCGGTGGGGCGGTGGTGGATCTCCGACCCGGCGCATCCGGAACGCGAGCCGCAGCGGGTGGCATATCCGGCGGCGGGCACCGGCAACGCGGACGTACGGCTGTTCGTGATCGGTCTGGACGGGGTGCGTACGGAGGTCGCCTGGGACCGGGCGAGGTACCCGTATCTGGCGCGTGTGCACTGGTCAGCGGCGGGCGCACCGTTGGTGCTCGTTCAGGCGCGCGACCAGCGCAGCCAGCTGATTCTCGCGGTGGACCCGGAATCGGGCGCGACCCGGATGGTGCACGCCGACGAAGATCGAACATGGCTTGATCTTTTCCCCGGGGTGCCGTGCTGGAGTCCGGCCGGGCAGTTGGTCCGGATCGCGGACGAGGGCGGTGCGCGGGTGCTGGCGGTCGGGGACCGGCCGCTCACGGGAGCGCAGTTGCACGTCCGGGCCGTGCTCGACGCCTCCGACGACGACGTGCTGATCTCCGCGTCCGCGGGCGAGGAGGCCGCCGAGGCGGAGACGGGCCAGGTGCATGTGTACCGGGTGAACGAGCTGGGTGTGGAGCGGGTGTCGCAGGAGCCGGGCGTGCACTCGGCGGCACGGGCCGGGGACGTGACGGTTCTGGTCTCGGCGACGCCGGACCGGCCAGGTGCGCGAGTGCGGGTGCTGCGGGGCGGGAAACCGACGGTTGTCGTCCCTTCGTACGCCGAAGATCCTGGTATGTCCCCCCGCGTGACGCTCACCGAGGGGGGCGCACGCCGCATCCCGTGCGCCGTGCTTATGCCTCGGGACTACGCCGATGACACCCCCCTGCCGGTGCTCATGGACCCGTACGGCGGGCCGCACGGGCAGCGGGTCTTCGCGGCCCACAACCCGCATCTCACCTCGCAGTGGTTCGCGGACCAGGGATTCGCGGTGGTCGTCGCGGACGGCCGGGGCACCCCGGGCCGCTCCCCCGCCTGGGAGAAGGGGATCCACCACGACTTCACGCTGTCACTGGACGACCAGGTGGAGGTCCTGGAGGACCTCGCGAAGAGGTATCCGCTGGACCTGACCCGGGTGGCGATCCGCGGCTGGTCCTTCGGCGGCTGGCTGGCCGGCCTCGCGGTGCTGCGCCGGCCGGACGTCTTCCACGCGGGGATCGCGGGCGCGCCGGTGACGGACTGGTGCCTGTACGACACGCACTACACGGAGCGCTACCTGGGGGATCCGGCCGAGCACCCGGACGCGTACGCCAGGAGCTCCCTCGTCACGGCGGACGGCCTCTCCTCACCCGCCGAGCCGCACCGCCCGCTGATGATCGTGCACGGCCTCGCCGACGACAACGTGGTCGTCGCCCACGCCCTGCGCCTCTCCTCGGCCCTCCTGGCCGCCGGCCGCCCGCACGAGGTGCTGCCGCTGTCCGGGGTCACCCACATCACCCCGCAGGAACAGGTCGCGGAGAACCTGCTGCTGCTCCAGGTCGACTTCCTGAAGCGGTCCCTGGGGATCACCGGCGCCTGA
- a CDS encoding DEAD/DEAH box helicase family protein, with translation MDDESVDRRLREQAKASPNFGRLYGYQPLLAIYGSQAELTVLTNPNAAYVSAGQFGEVLAEEFVTRTGTRVEGTNQVDRINALTRAGVLVGWSRDAFHKLRRGRNDAAHNHLFDTTKALEALKLCWQLGDLFDRAMGGTRAVTAFVPPTLPEETRETDPQEIAELREALEGHRRTLAESRVKLSEVGDRLEAERRARAEAEKIIISAEQAKATYTAQIEELQAQIAELRTAHQQRYDVERLKPRPVASAARDAIVERAQRPTPLNEVQARKRIDAMLSKAGWVIQDKADANPLAGTGVAIREFTLATGRADYVLYVDGKIVGVIEAKREGTPLAGALAQNERYAAGVLKEHAMAVWRRDEPFAFRYATTGTETFFLNRVDPDARSREVFAFHRPETLAAWMRHADEHQDAPTFRAALRTSMPLLETHGLRMAQVEAITRLEDSLAADQPRALIQMATGAGKTFTAVTEAYRLLRYAGARRILFLVDRNNLGRQARAEFDKYRTPDENRKLTDLYNVDMLGRGGLQATSSVVISTIQRMYSLLKGEQLSEGAETEDREDEAASPLDDSYVTDEPITVEYNADVPIESFDVIVIDECHRSIYGLWRGVLEYFDAHLVGLTATPTRQTKGFFDHNEVSRYTYEQAVADGVNVDFDIARIVTDLREEGVVARIEAGTTVRIRDRQTRSQRYEELDEDFTYTAPQIGRTVITEDEVRAVLTTYRDNWQRWFPERAEVPKTLIFAGPYDDHADEVLKQVKQIFGRGDDFAKKITYKSRDNGDDPEALINDLRNSPRLRIAVTVDMIATGTDVKPLECVIFLRPVKSPVMFEQMKGRGARSIDADELKAVTPEAAPDLKKDRFVLVDAVGVTDSPLVDARPLIPAGAHRGIPLAKLLDKAGTRSLTADEAEVLARRLARIDRQLGKEERDLITQTSEGVSLADLARRITDAVDVDTQDRARHEGGPELAEKLVQDAVAPLTARPALRKLILEIRHQQDLTYDETTEVKVTELREIPMEERAQKELSEWNELLEKEQRDENAAIQVALGSGARLAPGEARAALKELAGRIKATKRSWTTAVLWDYYEQVGKAAASPGKEAGLGDLVRLIRYELGADDELRPYRTVVEERFEGWLLRQRQAGVEFTEDQLWWLERIKNAIAVDVGIEPGDFGHAPFSERGGGRGFMQAFGDKDRALELLDELNQELA, from the coding sequence GTGGACGACGAGAGCGTGGACAGGCGACTTCGGGAGCAGGCGAAGGCGTCCCCCAACTTCGGACGTCTCTACGGGTACCAGCCGCTCCTCGCCATCTACGGCTCGCAGGCCGAGCTCACCGTCCTGACCAATCCGAACGCCGCCTACGTCAGCGCCGGCCAGTTCGGTGAGGTGCTGGCCGAGGAGTTCGTCACGCGGACGGGCACGCGCGTCGAAGGGACGAACCAGGTCGACCGCATCAACGCCCTCACCCGGGCCGGCGTCCTCGTCGGCTGGAGCAGGGACGCCTTCCACAAGCTGCGCCGGGGCCGCAACGACGCTGCGCACAACCACCTCTTCGACACCACCAAGGCCCTGGAAGCCCTGAAGCTGTGCTGGCAGCTGGGCGACCTCTTCGACCGGGCCATGGGCGGCACCCGCGCGGTGACCGCGTTCGTTCCGCCTACTCTGCCTGAGGAGACGCGGGAGACCGATCCCCAGGAGATCGCGGAGCTGCGTGAGGCGCTGGAAGGGCACCGGCGGACGCTCGCCGAGTCCCGCGTCAAGCTGTCTGAGGTCGGGGACCGCCTGGAAGCCGAGCGCCGGGCCCGCGCCGAGGCGGAGAAAATCATCATTAGTGCGGAACAGGCGAAGGCCACGTACACCGCGCAGATCGAGGAGTTGCAGGCACAGATCGCCGAGCTGCGGACGGCACATCAGCAGCGGTACGACGTGGAGCGTCTCAAGCCGCGCCCGGTGGCCTCCGCCGCCCGCGACGCCATCGTGGAGCGCGCCCAGCGTCCCACCCCGCTCAACGAGGTGCAGGCACGGAAGAGGATCGACGCCATGCTGTCCAAGGCGGGCTGGGTCATCCAGGACAAGGCAGACGCCAACCCGCTGGCGGGCACGGGCGTCGCGATCAGGGAGTTCACCCTCGCCACCGGCCGCGCCGACTATGTCCTCTACGTCGACGGGAAGATCGTCGGCGTCATCGAGGCCAAGCGTGAGGGCACTCCCCTGGCCGGCGCCCTCGCCCAGAACGAGCGGTACGCGGCGGGCGTGCTCAAGGAACACGCGATGGCGGTGTGGCGCCGCGACGAACCCTTCGCCTTCCGCTACGCCACCACCGGCACCGAGACGTTCTTCTTGAACCGCGTCGACCCGGACGCCCGCTCCCGCGAAGTCTTCGCGTTCCACCGCCCCGAAACCCTCGCCGCGTGGATGCGGCACGCCGACGAGCACCAGGACGCGCCCACCTTCCGGGCGGCCCTGCGCACGAGCATGCCGCTGCTGGAGACTCACGGCCTGCGCATGGCTCAGGTCGAGGCGATCACGCGCCTGGAAGACTCCCTGGCCGCCGACCAGCCGCGCGCCCTGATCCAGATGGCCACCGGTGCAGGCAAGACGTTCACGGCTGTCACCGAGGCCTACCGGCTGCTCCGGTACGCCGGCGCCCGCCGGATCCTCTTCCTCGTCGACCGCAACAACCTCGGCCGCCAGGCCCGTGCGGAGTTCGACAAGTACCGCACGCCGGACGAGAACCGGAAGCTCACCGACCTCTACAACGTCGACATGCTGGGCCGAGGAGGTCTCCAGGCGACGTCGTCGGTCGTCATCTCGACGATTCAGCGGATGTACTCGCTCCTCAAGGGAGAGCAGTTGTCCGAGGGGGCGGAGACTGAGGACCGCGAGGACGAGGCAGCGTCGCCCCTGGACGATTCCTACGTGACGGACGAGCCGATCACCGTCGAATACAACGCCGATGTCCCGATCGAGTCCTTCGACGTGATCGTCATCGACGAGTGCCACCGCTCCATCTACGGCCTGTGGCGCGGCGTCCTGGAGTACTTCGACGCCCACCTCGTGGGTCTCACCGCCACGCCCACGCGTCAGACCAAGGGCTTCTTCGACCACAACGAGGTCTCCCGTTACACCTACGAACAGGCGGTCGCCGACGGCGTCAACGTCGACTTCGATATCGCGCGCATCGTGACCGACCTGCGGGAAGAGGGCGTCGTCGCGAGGATCGAGGCGGGGACGACGGTACGGATCCGCGACCGGCAGACCCGCAGCCAGCGCTACGAGGAACTGGACGAGGACTTCACTTACACCGCACCGCAGATCGGCCGCACGGTCATCACGGAGGACGAGGTCCGTGCCGTGCTGACGACCTACCGGGACAACTGGCAGCGGTGGTTCCCCGAACGGGCCGAAGTCCCCAAAACCCTGATCTTTGCGGGCCCGTACGACGATCACGCCGACGAGGTGCTCAAGCAGGTCAAGCAGATCTTCGGCCGGGGCGACGACTTCGCCAAGAAGATCACCTACAAGTCCCGCGACAACGGCGACGACCCCGAGGCCCTCATCAACGACCTGCGCAACTCGCCCCGGCTGCGGATCGCCGTCACCGTCGACATGATCGCCACGGGTACGGACGTGAAGCCGCTGGAGTGCGTGATTTTCCTGCGTCCGGTGAAAAGCCCGGTGATGTTCGAGCAGATGAAAGGGCGCGGCGCCCGTTCCATCGACGCGGACGAACTGAAGGCGGTCACCCCGGAGGCGGCGCCCGATCTGAAGAAGGACCGTTTCGTCCTCGTCGACGCGGTCGGAGTCACCGACTCCCCACTCGTGGACGCCCGGCCGCTGATCCCGGCGGGCGCGCATCGCGGCATCCCGCTGGCCAAGCTCCTCGACAAGGCGGGCACGCGGTCCCTGACGGCCGACGAGGCGGAGGTCTTGGCCCGCCGCCTGGCCCGCATCGACCGCCAGCTCGGCAAGGAGGAAAGGGACCTGATTACCCAGACCTCCGAGGGCGTGAGCCTCGCCGACCTGGCCCGCCGCATCACGGACGCGGTGGACGTCGACACCCAGGACCGGGCCCGGCACGAGGGCGGTCCCGAGCTCGCGGAGAAGCTCGTCCAGGACGCAGTGGCCCCACTCACCGCCCGCCCCGCACTGCGCAAGCTGATCCTGGAGATCCGTCACCAGCAGGACCTGACCTACGACGAGACGACCGAGGTCAAGGTCACCGAGCTGCGCGAGATTCCGATGGAGGAGCGTGCGCAGAAGGAGCTGTCCGAGTGGAACGAACTGCTGGAGAAGGAGCAGCGGGACGAGAACGCGGCGATACAGGTCGCACTGGGGAGCGGGGCGCGGCTCGCTCCCGGTGAGGCGCGGGCCGCGCTGAAGGAACTCGCCGGCCGCATCAAGGCGACGAAGCGTTCATGGACGACGGCGGTCCTGTGGGACTACTACGAGCAGGTCGGCAAGGCGGCAGCCAGTCCGGGCAAGGAGGCGGGCCTCGGTGACCTGGTGCGGCTCATCCGCTATGAGCTGGGCGCGGACGACGAGCTGAGGCCGTACCGTACGGTGGTCGAGGAGCGCTTCGAGGGCTGGCTGCTGCGGCAGCGGCAGGCGGGGGTGGAGTTCACCGAGGATCAGCTGTGGTGGCTGGAGCGGATAAAGAACGCCATTGCCGTCGATGTCGGCATAGAGCCGGGGGACTTCGGCCACGCGCCCTTCTCGGAGCGCGGTGGAGGCCGGGGCTTCATGCAGGCGTTCGGGGACAAGGACCGGGCGTTGGAACTGTTGGATGAGCTGAATCAGGAACTGGCTTGA